One Desulfobacterales bacterium genomic window carries:
- a CDS encoding CoA-acylating methylmalonate-semialdehyde dehydrogenase, translating to MSQPVLKNFVNGEWILSKSKNIGDVWCPATGEKIATVPYSTGDEVDQAVKAAKEAFWEWRCTPPLTRARYLFRLKEAFEDSFEDIARIMTREQGKAIDESRGEVRRMIENVEHATGVTTMMTGYCLEDIAKNIDCTAEPQPVGVFGCIAPYNFPAMVPWWFLPYAVVSGNTYVLKPSEQVPMTQTKIFEILGEIGFPEGVVNMVHGSRDVVNAMLDNPDIEGISFVGSTPTAKYIYQRCGETGKRVQALGGAKNIVAVMPDADLDKALPSLITSFFGCSGQRCLSGSILMPVGGIADTVVEKFKSAAEKLIIGDGLNENTGMGPVVSQKHKERVLGYIEKGIKEGADLILDGRNCTVSDYPGGFFVGPTIFDNVTPDMTIAREEIFGPVISIVRAKNLDEVIDVVNTRGYANAACVYTSSGPVAREFKYKVKPAMVGINIGIAAPMSFFPFGGAGESMFGDIKGHGREIFQFFTNKKVVIRRWL from the coding sequence ATGTCACAACCTGTTTTAAAGAATTTTGTCAATGGCGAATGGATTCTTTCCAAATCAAAAAATATTGGTGATGTCTGGTGCCCGGCTACTGGGGAAAAAATTGCAACCGTTCCCTACAGTACCGGGGACGAAGTAGACCAGGCCGTCAAAGCCGCTAAAGAAGCCTTCTGGGAATGGCGTTGTACCCCGCCTCTGACTCGGGCCCGATATCTGTTCAGGCTGAAAGAAGCATTTGAAGACAGCTTTGAGGATATTGCCCGGATCATGACACGGGAGCAAGGCAAAGCAATCGACGAATCTCGCGGAGAAGTCCGCCGGATGATCGAAAATGTTGAACATGCTACCGGCGTTACGACAATGATGACCGGCTATTGTCTGGAAGATATCGCAAAGAATATCGACTGCACAGCCGAACCCCAACCCGTGGGGGTGTTTGGTTGTATCGCGCCCTATAATTTTCCGGCCATGGTGCCGTGGTGGTTTCTTCCCTATGCTGTTGTTTCGGGAAATACCTATGTATTGAAACCCTCCGAACAGGTTCCGATGACTCAGACGAAGATTTTTGAAATTTTGGGGGAGATCGGATTTCCGGAAGGAGTTGTCAATATGGTCCATGGCTCGCGTGATGTCGTCAACGCCATGCTTGACAACCCCGATATTGAAGGTATCTCTTTTGTCGGCTCGACCCCAACGGCAAAGTATATTTATCAACGTTGCGGTGAGACCGGAAAACGTGTTCAGGCGTTGGGCGGAGCCAAAAACATCGTTGCCGTTATGCCCGACGCTGACTTGGACAAAGCCTTACCTTCATTGATCACGTCGTTTTTCGGCTGTTCAGGTCAACGATGTCTTTCCGGATCCATTTTGATGCCGGTAGGGGGCATCGCCGACACCGTTGTAGAGAAATTTAAATCAGCCGCTGAAAAGCTGATTATCGGCGACGGCTTGAACGAAAACACCGGCATGGGACCGGTTGTCAGCCAAAAGCACAAAGAGCGTGTTCTCGGCTATATCGAAAAAGGCATTAAAGAAGGTGCCGATCTGATCCTGGATGGACGAAACTGCACAGTAAGCGATTACCCCGGTGGATTTTTCGTCGGTCCCACCATTTTTGATAATGTTACACCCGATATGACCATCGCCCGTGAGGAAATCTTCGGTCCGGTCATCAGTATCGTTCGTGCCAAAAATCTCGATGAAGTTATTGACGTTGTCAATACCCGTGGTTATGCTAACGCAGCTTGCGTTTACACCTCCAGTGGCCCCGTAGCCCGGGAATTTAAGTATAAAGTAAAACCGGCGATGGTGGGTATCAATATCGGCATCGCGGCTCCTATGAGCTTTTTCCCATTTGGCGGTGCCGGTGAATCCATGTTTGGCGATATTAAAGGCCATGGCCGAGAGATTTTTCAGTTTTTCACGAATAAAAAAGTCGTTATTCGACGCTGGTTATAA